From the Hemitrygon akajei chromosome 24, sHemAka1.3, whole genome shotgun sequence genome, the window GTCTTTCTCAAGTACCTTGCCTAGGAAGGGAAGTTTTGATCTAAGCCTGTAGTTAGTAAGTAGGGATTTTACAGCACAGTTTTGAAGGCACCTGGGAAAATTGCAGTTCAAAGGGAGTGTTAATAACTTTCCTAGCAACTATTAAGAGGGTCGGGGCAACCATCTGATATCCAAAGATAGGATTTGTCCTAATAATCCCGATGGTGATTCGTTCTCCATGTAGCCAATGAGCATACGCTGAAACTCCATTCCTTATTAATATACTGACGTCATCGGTTCCTATTTAAGTGGCTCTCTGCAGCTTATCTGTCTATTTGAGTCTGAACTCCACTGGAGAAATGCCTGAGCAGAAAGTTGCTCCCAAGAAGGGCGCTAAGAAAGCGCTGCCGAAGTCTTCAAGCAAGTCCGGCAAGAAGCGTAGGAGGGTGAGGAAGGAGAGTTATGCCATTTACATCTACAAAGTGATGAAACAGGTTCATCCCGACACTGGCATCTCCTCCAAGGCCATGAGTATCATGAACTCGTTCGTAAACGATATTTTCGAGCGCATCGCCGGCGAGGCTTCCCGCCTAGCCCATTACAACAAGCGATCGACCATCAGCTCCCGGGAGATCCAGACCGCTGTGCGCCTGCTGCTGCCCGGTGAGCTGGCCAAGCACGCCGTGTCGGAGGGGACAAAGGCCGTGACCAAGTACACCAGCTCCAAGTGAGGAGTGCCGCCAAAACAAACCGAAAAACcaaaggctcttttaagagccactCAATCTTTCATTAACAGAGCTGCATGGTTTCTTTGTGTTCTCTGAATTCAATTTCAATACTAGACTGTACTGTAACCGATAATTTGTCCAAACTGCAGGCTCAACTCCAGCCATAGTTTGAGAAGAAAAACTCGGTCGTAACATGATGCAgttcacacagtgtctgaccgTGGGTAGCAACTGAAAATCGAATTTTGTTCCGAGCAGAGATATCATTAAGTGAAATCCCGAGACATTGTTGCAATATTAGCTACATTAGATGTGCCGGAATTCAGTGATGGGTTGATGCGGAGAATTGTTCCACAAGCAGATCTGCAATTATCTGATTTAAAATTGGGTTTGAGCAAAGGATTTTTGGCGGGCTGTTTTCAAGTTTCAGTTTATTTTCGGCGGGTAAGAAATTCCTTACGCGCTTTTGATTTTGCTTGGTAAATAAGTGGCACTCTCATTGGTTTATTTGTTCTCCAATGAGTTTAAACTTTGTTGCACCAATCCTGAATGACTCCCTGCATCCCCACAGGACATACCAGAATGCCTAGGGACGTATGTATTTCCTCATTCTCTGGCTTGTTGATGTGAATAGACAAAGTAAACCCGGCAGGAAAGCTTGTCCCCGGCCCAGTTCCCATTTGGCCCTGTTAATAGGCTCTTGAGAAAGGGCAACTATGCTGACTCTGAGCAAGTGAGTGCCGGAGCCTCGGTCCTTCTGGGTTTTGTGCTCGAGTTTCTGGATCTGGCTGGCAACGCGGCCTGGGACAACAAGAAGACCCACGTCAAATGGAGGAGTGACGATCGCCCGCTGTTACCCAATATCCAGGCTGTGTTGTTGCCCAAGAAAAACGGCGGAGTCAGTAAGTGAAGACTCAGAATAGGAAACCACCTACCCAAAGGCTCTTTGGTAGCCTACCCAAAGCCTTGCACACTGTCTGTGAAGGAGCTGCCTTGTGGATACCGTGAGCGCGGAGGAAAGGATTCGGGTTTCGCTGTCACTGCGGAAGTTCTTAAGATAGAGAATGCTGTTTGGTCACAGCGAAATAGAATGAGGAAGTGCTTTTTACAGAAATACGAAAATCATACTAATTTATCTTCTAcaggttatttttttctttttaaaaaacgaGTTGGGATGTGCTGAGGTGATTTTCTGAATCGTTTCCTGAGCTGAGGAAAATTTCAGCTGCGCGTGTGTGTTTCCCGGAGAGATGGTTGGGGtcaattttattttcactccGCTTCCATATTGAAGATTAGTCTGTAACATTACTACCGAACATCCTGAATAACTGATATAAAACCTCCTCAGCCTTTCGTAAGATAATATTTTGCTGTTGTGAACATTTAGAAAACATGTGTAATTGCATATTTAACTTGCAAAAATGTATTTATTCCCATAATCTCCCCTCATTACCCCATTTTCACTACTTACATTCCCGCCTCTCTTAGAGCTTCAAATGTTTTCTGCGACGGATGTGAAACTGTCGGTAGGCGACTGGAACAGTACTCTAagttaggcctcatcaatgtgtAATGCAATTTCATTATAACATGTTAAATTTATGTActcattgatgaaggtcaatgtgcctaGAGCTCTCTCTGTGGGCTCGCTACCTCTATGTCTCCACATTCACGCAATAATTCCCAGGTCACACTGCACGCTTCAATAGCCTTCCTCGTTGTCCACTACACTATCTATtctggtgtcatccgcaaatttgttgATCGTTGTTACAGTATTATTATCCATACAGTTGATGTAGATGGCAAACATACACTGACCGAGCACTGAGGGGAATTAATTTAGTTGTATGAAATTATCAGGGGTTGAATAGGGTAGGTTTCAGAGAGCATTCCCCCATGTCAGGAGTCGATAGACCTGCAGGACATGGGAGGTAACTCATGAGGGTGAGTAACTCGAACACTCTACCAGAGAGAATGGTCATAGCAGAGTCCCTTTGGTATTTTGGAAATGTCTTGTCAATTACTTGAATTACCCAGGTTACAGGACAAGTGCTGGTAGAAGGGATAAGTATGGTTAGATTCCAGCTGATTGATATTGATGGAATGGGTTCATTCCGAAAGTTGTTCATTCACCCCGATACCAGCatcttctccaatgccatcaGCATCATAAGCTCGTTCGTGAAAGACAATTTCGGGCGCATTATGGGTGATGCTTCCCATGTAACCCATTACAACAAGCCAACAAGCGGTCAACCATAAGGTCCCGGGAGATCAAGACCTCCGTGTGCCTGCtgctacgggggggggggggggtgcggggggggggggtgttggccAACTATACCATGTCAGAAGGGACAAAAGCAGTGATCAGGTACAGCAGTTCCAAGTGAAGCAACTGCTGATAAGACAAACCCAATGGCAATTTTAAGAGCCACTTAGTTTCCGTGGAAGAGCTGTACTCATAATTCGCTATTAGATTGCTACAAGCTTCTCTTGAAGGTTTTACATTTAGAGGTAAATATTTATGTTGAGTAATCTTTCCATTGCTTTGTACAATCTTGTCCCCGTTCCTGCTCACTGATCCAACACAGACATCTTGCTGTCTCGCTTCAGTCTGCCTGTTTATGTGTGATTTTCTCACACAAAACTTTACAAATAGAGCAGATAGAGATGAAGATGTTTGCTGTTGAAGTGATTTAATTGCTTTGAATATGATGTATTAACTCTTATGTTTCAACTTTATATAGCTCTGCTTCTgcctcatctggagtattgcatacagttctggttgcttcattataaaaaagaatgttgagactttggagagggtgagaaaGGAGGTTTGTCGCAAAGTTCTTaacatatggcagtgatattaaacctgattctgattgtgaatgTGGCCTGAATTAGAAGGCGTGTGCTACAATGAGAAGTTGGACAAAAtttggttgttttctttggagtggcagtggctgaggggagatctgataggttGATAACATTGCAAGAGACATACGTAGAGCAAACAAATAATAtcttctcagggctgaaatgtctaatccAGAAGCAATCTTGTAAGGGGGTCTTTACAAAGGAGATGTGAAGGTTTTTGTTTACACAGTCTGGTGCACGCTGGGgtcatggtagaggcagatatattagggcaTTTTCAGAGAGTTTACATAGGTATGTGAATGTGAGGAAGCATATGGGTAATATGTAGGCACACTTTTCTTtggtcatttgattactaatttaattaggtTGACAAAACTTTATGGAACAAAGCACCTCTCCCTGTCTTGTGCTGGTCTATGTTCAACACTCCATCCTTTCTTACATAAGGGACtcataactgctcacaataccccaaatactgtctgaccagtgcctcacagagcctcagcatgacattcctggtgaaattttttttttttttgcagtaagtctcagcctaaaatatcgactgtttatttctttccagagatgctgtctaaccagctgagatcttcca encodes:
- the LOC140715811 gene encoding histone H2B 1/2-like, with translation MPEQKVAPKKGAKKALPKSSSKSGKKRRRVRKESYAIYIYKVMKQVHPDTGISSKAMSIMNSFVNDIFERIAGEASRLAHYNKRSTISSREIQTAVRLLLPGELAKHAVSEGTKAVTKYTSSK